GCCCCCCAAAGAGGATATAAGTTCCTGTGGGACCCCTAGAGGCaggaaggggaaaggagggagggctaTCTCCTAGGGAAGGGGATCTGAATCACTTCACCCCATGCTCCCTGCTGCTGAGTTGAGAGTGAGCGGGGCCTGACCACACAGCATGAGGAGTGAGCTGGAGCCGCTAAAGATAAACACCTTCATTGGTGAGCAGAAAAGTCGCAGCAGCTACCATCTTTCCTGGCAGCTGAGGCCTTGCAGCTAAAACAACTTGTGGGAAGAGGGGATGCTTTGGCAGGGCACAGATCTCACCTGCCCTGGGGATTCAGGCGGTTCCATGAAACTTTCCTGCTTGCAAGGCAATCTGTGGGAATAGGAGTCCCATATGGGGGCGCTGAAAAAACTTGCCACTGATTCTGGCCTGGCCTCAGGGAAGGCAGCTTCCATGCATCCTGCCTGGGCATGGACCTCACCCACCTGCCAGCTAGGAGCTGggtcctggggagagctgctgtCCTTCAAATCTGCCTCAAAGCCAAATGGAATTCTTTTTGTTCTGACAAACCTCAAAGCCAACGAAGGGAGAGACATTTAGTTAAAAGTCTTTCAGAAACCCTGCAAAGGGAACTCTGGAGCGAGCTGCGTGGAGGCAGAGCTCCAACAGTCCTTCCTGAGGGGCAGCTCTGAGCCGAGGCTGAGAACAAAGATCTGGTCTGCCTCCAGTTGCCATGGAGACCGGGAACACCCCACTGTGAGGTGTGCCTGACAGGCAGGGGACTGAGAACGCAGGTGCTTAGCACGGATGGAAAGACGTGCCCATCTCTTCCTGCTGCAGACAGCTTTTAGCATCACAGCGGGCTGAAGTCCAACCCTTTCCCCCCTTTCAGTGAAACTGGAGTCACCAGACCTCAGCAAACTAAGCTCAGACACCCAAGGCACATACTCTGCTTTTATTTAGTTTCTCTTTGCAGcctgctctccctctccctggtCTCTCTGCGATGGTCCATGAGCCTCCCAGGGCAATCTAAGACGAGAGgggtttttaatataatttattaCTAGCTTGCAGCTTCGAAACTCCACGGCTTTAGAAAACAGAAGGCTGCATCTCTGACTGCTTATGGGGTGATTAACAGCTTTAATTTGCGGCCTGCAGCTCGACAGATCCCCAGGGGTTGACAAAATACATATAGCAATCTCAAGTTGGTCCCCTGAAGCCCTGACGCTCCCTAGATGATTCAGAACtgctctttcctctctccctGTGCCACTTGAAAAGGTTGTTGCCCCACAAAATGCAGCGAGCACCAGCTCCATACCTAACCCAACAGTCAGCCAAGCTTTCACTTAGAAAATGCCTTTGGAAATCAGACCATCAGGTAGGGCAGAGCCCCGCAAGCATGGGACACGGTCTTCAGAAATCACACCCCTACCCTGTAATCTGAAGTCAGACTGTAAATAACAGAGGCACTGCCAAGTAGGGTTAGCAATTCTGGCCTAACAATTCTGTGCATAGGAATGGGGAACCAGGGATTTCTACACCCAGGTTGACAGAGACTGGCCTTGCATAAGTCATGTTCCCTCCATACCTTCTCCAATTTGTGAAGTGGCACCTCTAATGCTGAACTTCCTGATAGGATGGAGAAGATACTCGGGCACTAGGTAAGGGCAGAGTGTAAGCAGCAGCTCTGCTTTCTCTGCTTCTAAGTCTGTCAGGCTTCACACAcacactagagcagtggttctctaatttttttttccacggAGCACTTGAAAATTGCCGAGAGTCTTGGTGCACTACTTAAtcatctttccaaatgtttttgataccgttagctaactattgtaaacaGCTGTGGATAATACCGCTATAGatataaactatttttttttgttctacaaataaaaacacacaattcacattttaatatcagtagtcttacctttctaatgcaatggatgtgccctctctccccagctgcggcagacctggagctggggctgaggagtggagggtctctctctctccggtagcccctgagctggggctgggaaggagggccatctctccccggcagctgcagctctggagctgggaaaagccacctctttctctggctgccatagccctgcatgtcccaaattccccccacccctcttcccaccccactgccccctcccacctgccccttattccaaggccaccacctcactttacatgtgcgtcttctccagagTCCAGGCACCtcattagtggagccacgcctgcgCAGCTCTACtcattaggtgggtggcccttcctTCTTTTGTGTGCGGCCACCCAGCTGCGTACTTTAGAAGGAGctatccgcggaccacctgaatggagctcgcggactactggtggtccacagaccacagtttgagaacctctgcgcTATAGAGTAGCAATGGCCTCACAGAAGCCCTCAGAATGGCGACAGGAAAGCCACATGATGGTCTTTATGTGTGGTAGGTGGCCAACACACCACCTGCTGCCGCATCCTTACAAGGACTCGGAGTGCCACAGACAGGGATGAAACAGCTGCATGTGACTTAAGCAGTTTGACTTTCATTGTGAATTTCCCATGCAGATAGAAACAGAAGAGGAGCCAAGTCCTCAGCTGCAGGACGAACATTTCCTGGGGCATGGTTCAGAGCATAAAGCGCAGATGCTCCACTTTGCTGAGAGGACAGTTTGTCGTCAGCCACCATATCCTGCCGGGCACTCAGACACACTTTCTGCTGAGGCACAGATGCCACAAATTAATACACAGCACTGGCCTAGAACAGTTCTCATTTGTTAGATAAATTACAGTGGCTGCCTCTGGAGAGGTCAAAGGACCCCCTGGTAAGTTAAAGAGGAGGATAGATGGGCTCAACAGTGTGTACAATTTGCATGAACAGGGACCAGCGTGTTACTGAAGATGCTGCTTTCCCacgttccaggccaatgagagctgaaTTCCTTAGAGAAGCAGATGGCTGCTATTCCCCCACACATTGACAGGTGCGCCTCCTCCCGAGAGGGGCCACAATAACCCAGAAGGAGATTAAGGACTTAGAGGCTTGGACACAGAGTTTAAAAGTGGGGTACTTTAAACATGGTCCTTTGCCAGGTCTTTACCAATACAACTAATTGGTAAATCCCCTTCTTATTCCTCTAACAGTGTCTCGTCCCACCTAAGCAAGTAAAGGGAGCTCACTCACTGCTCCTCTTATTGAGGAACAGCTGCTAAAGGAAGAGTACAGCTTTTCAGAGAGACCATTTGAGCTTCAGGCTACTACAGGAATCCAGTGAAGAGAGGTACCACAGACCTAGGGAATGGCACAGCTGGAAAGGGGAAAAGGAGAATCCTAGGGGCATTAGAGGATGCAACTTAAGCACAACATTCTTCACTTTGCAGAGGTTTTAATATTTATTTGATACAGGCCTAGAGAAGAGGAACAGAAAACAAGGGGGAAGGTTGGATCCTTCTTCAGGTTCAAACATCACTCTCTGTACACAGAGGCAATGCTAAGCATTGTGCACCTGTTTGAAGTTGTTTTGTTGTGTCCTCCCCATTTGCTTGGAGCACAGCCCTGTCTTTCACTGGTCCATCAAAAATCTGTTGACTTGCTTTAGGTAGTCCGGTTTCAAGTaatcccccagctcccccttgCTGACCCACACATAGTCTTCTCTCCTCTCTGCTTGGAGCAGATCACCGCTCTGGAGGAGGGCTTTGAAGAAGAATATTTTGGCCCCAACACTGCCCTCTGTCCTGAGGGCCCTGGGGAACTTGTACTTATAAAGCCCGCATGGTGCATTCCCTAGGAATTTGGCCTGGATGCAATTTCCTGTGAGGTCCCAGGGATCCCGagggggaaagaaaacaaagcaagagATCAGGTCACACGATAGCAGCTGCCGCATCCAAGGGGTAACAGTGGAACAGCACAGGACACGTCATGCTTAGTTTTGGTTCAATTCTGTTCTCTCTTTCTAGCAAGAAGTCCACACTGTGCCACACCTCCCCCTTAAGGGCTCTTTTTAGAGTCCCAACAACCCCTCACAAGGACTGGCCAGAGTTAGTGTGATCCTGGGGATCAtaaagtgcccccccccacctttgtCAGGCTAACTGTGCTGCTTCCACTGTGCTCCCCTGCTGGGAAGCAAGAAGCGACCTTGCTGAGGATAGGCTTTTCGTGCCAAGAAAGGCTGCTAATGAGCTGTGTGTGGTGGAGACAGAGGCCCTTTCCCCCCACAACAGCACTAGATACCATTCAGGAGCCTGTCCCTGGGGCTGAAACATTGCAGACCCTAAAGCCACATTGAAGAAATCATCGGGCCAGCTCGCTGGAGCTACCAACAACAACGAAGTCttactcttagggtatgtctacacttacggTGGTGTgcagagtacagacactgcacacacacacacctacccgGCAGGGGTATAAATGGCAGGGTAGATGAGGAGGCATGGCTTTGGTGAGTAGTGTGCTACATGGCTGAACTCCCCAGGTATACACCCTACACAGGCTCTCTACATACTAAGCAGCACCTCCCctgtctatgctgctattttttaaCAGCTGTAGTGTCCCTCTGCATCCCCGCTGCCAAAGTCTCTCTCTGCGGTGCCTAGCTACTTATTGCAGCGATAAGTGTGGACACAGCCTCCCTTTCACTGCAGCTGCATGTGTGGTACCTGTACTCTCCATGCCACCGTAAGAGTAGACATAGCCTTGGGCACCTAGCGCCCCCTGTAGGGAGTCAGTACACTAGCAGCTGAGCTGGAACGTAGAGCAACTCCCCCTGAAATGGGCAATACCCTGGGCTTCCCATCAACTTTACCCAGACACAACTCTCCTCAGAGACCCCACTGGGTGCAACTCACCCTCTGCTGCTACATGTCCTTTCTCTAGCCAATCCTAATGGAGTATAATGGGGCTCTGCTAGTATGAGCAGATAATACACAAGAGAAAGAAATGGGGACAGGAAGGGGTGGCAGCAGCTGCACAGCAGATGACTTACCTGAGAGAGTAGCCAAGGCTCTCTCTGCAGTGCTTCGCAACGTCTCTCCAGCCTGCCACTCTGCTTGAGGCAAGAGCCACAACTCTTGGTTGCCAACTTTCTCTTTGACCAGAAGCATCAGGTTCCGATCCAGCTTCCTGTTCAAAGATGTCCGGTCATTGCGCTTATCAGCATCTGCCAAGAGAGAACAAATTCTAGAGACAGACAGTCTCCAAGCGGGATGGCGTCATCCAGTACCTAGCTCGTCAGAGCCCAAGCCTTCCTCTCGCTCAGACCCTGACAACAAGGACACATAGAACAATTCCAAGTGATGCTTCTAGGTACAAATGCTTCTTATTTCTTGGGAGAGTGGAATAAACTCCCCCAAGAAATAAGAAACATCACAAACCTCGCTactttccactccaagtgcaaggcacatttctttgacatTGCCTTTTCTAACATAGGCCCATAGTAAAaggtatatttattttaaaataaactaccaaaacaagacatctgctcaatatgcagtggcagtcaaaaaagttaacagtgtgttaggaaccattaaagAGATagctaaaacagaaaatatcataatgcgactatataaacccatggtacatCTAGACCTTGAATACTCcattcagttctggtcaccccacctcaaaaaagagatattagTAATGGAAATGGtatagagaagagcaacaaaaatgattaggggtatggtaGCTTCCATACAAGCAGAAATTAAAGACtcggactgttcatcttagaaaagagatagataagggaggatatgatagaggtttataaaatcatgaatggtgtagggaaagtgaataaggaagtgttatttaccccttcacataacacaaggactagaaGGTGACTGGAaaaaattagtaggcagcaggttaaaaaaataaaataaatgatgatgataataataaataataataataataaaggaagcacttcttcacacaatgcacagtcaacctatggaacccATTGCcatgagatgttgtgaaggccaaaagtataatgggGTTACAAAatattagataaattcatggaggacaggtccatcaatggctatctgcAATGCTCCGGATATCCCTAAACCTCTAGCTGCCATTGGCTGGGACTACCCAAAAGGGTATAGAACACTCAAAAttgcactgttctgttcattccctctgaagcatctggcactggccactgtcagaagacaggatactggattagaacAATCgttctgacccagaatggctgttcttatgttctcaaaaCACTCCACTACACATGCTTCGCCCGCTGGGGAGatgatgagagaacaaacagcaTATGACAGACATTAGTCATGttacttaatgcactactggaaggcactcagatactatggtgttgAGCaaagtataagaacctatatacaACAGAATAGGTGTCACCTGGGGATCTGGATGGAATCCATTGATTTTCAGTCATGTCTCATAAAAGCAAAAGCAGGATTGCACTTGAGATgctcttcttttaaaaaagaccATTTAAAACAAGTAGTTTAAGTCTCTAGTTCAACTTAGTGCCTAATAACTAAGAGTCAACGTTTATGTAGCACCTACATAATTATAACACTAGTATTGTGTGCTCTTGTGAACTACAACTGGGAGTCAGTCTGGTCATGGTTTTTCTGATAAGGACAGAATAACCAGCCTCCATACTTTTCTCACAGAACCTTTAAGAGGGGATAAAGGAACAGAACACAGCTCCTTTCACAGACCAGATAACTCAGCCTATAATAGCTGAAAGGGGTCATGGGAGTCCCATGGAAGCTCCCTCTTCCTGAGGGCTCAGCACCCTGCCTCACCTCCACTGTACCAAAGTCAATCATGTTCAGATAGACCAGAGAGGCCCCATCCCTCTCTTGCTCAGCTGAGAGAACTTGGATCAGAACCTGTTATTCGTGGGCCAGCTTTGAACCGCTGGAATTTCTGTTCCCAGGCATCCTCCAGGTCTTGGGCCAACACAATAGCTTGCCCAGAGTCCGCTTCCTCATCATATGTATTGTCTTTCCTCTTCTTTAGCTGCTCCTCTTCTGCCAAGCGACGGATCTCATAGTCTGAAAAGTTGCTTTTCTCCACCTCTATCTGGAAAGGACATCATAGAGAATTGTCAAGTATCAGGAGCCTCACTATGGGTCACAGTTACCAGCGCTGTTATCCTAGGTCGCACGGAGAGAATAAAGCAATTTTTACTGCCACAAACAGGGCTTGTGTTGATTTCTTTGTGCTGGAGAATAACTTCTCTGCCCAGAGCATGAGCTCTACCCCAGGAGGTTAAAGTTACACTGTGCAGAGAACACATCCAATATTGAAGACATAAGGAGATGCTAACCCAATGTAAATACAGCTATATGCTCACTACAAAAAATATGTTAGCACAATATTATCGTCTGGAATCTAAATGCACATAAATCAGGAAATGCAAAAATTGAGGGTTTCACAGTAACATGGCCTCCATGTGACATCCAGCAGATATCACCTTTTAGAACTACAGCCAGGCATTGGAGTCATTACTGTCTCAGAAGGAAGTGGTCTCTTCCCAACAAGTCACCCCACCACTTGTGGAATCCCATCGCCCACTAGCACATGCGTGGGCATGGAGCTCATGACTCAAAGGACACCCCTAGTGTGCCACTCCCCACAACATCCATACACCAGAACACTCCTCATGGAAGCAGAGTCATAGTGCTAGTGCTTAAAGCAAGAAGGGGACACTCTGATTGACCATCTACTGTGCACATCACAGCCCATGGAACGCCACCCAGCCACTCTTGCATCAAAGCACATAAGCTCCTGGGGCACAGCCTGCGTCTTGCCCCAGTACAGTTACAATGGGGCATTTTAGCCTGGGTTTTAACTTGGTGCTTTATAAGCTATTTGCATTTTAGATGGGGGACTGCTCCAGGTGGGTCACAGCGCAGAGGCACAACAAGCTGCTTTTCCTCAGCTCTGACACTCCTGAGCCTGACAAAA
The nucleotide sequence above comes from Mauremys reevesii isolate NIE-2019 linkage group 10, ASM1616193v1, whole genome shotgun sequence. Encoded proteins:
- the MRPL46 gene encoding 39S ribosomal protein L46, mitochondrial isoform X1; the encoded protein is MARWRGALWSRGPMMAAPMQRALYGGAVRWRWVLGPRWVSASAAPRWRLVGALCLQRPPSITQALSPEQEEMAQLAHQIEVEKSNFSDYEIRRLAEEEQLKKRKDNTYDEEADSGQAIVLAQDLEDAWEQKFQRFKAGPRITDADKRNDRTSLNRKLDRNLMLLVKEKVGNQELWLLPQAEWQAGETLRSTAERALATLSGNCIQAKFLGNAPCGLYKYKFPRALRTEGSVGAKIFFFKALLQSGDLLQAERREDYVWVSKGELGDYLKPDYLKQVNRFLMDQ
- the MRPL46 gene encoding 39S ribosomal protein L46, mitochondrial isoform X2 — encoded protein: MLCLYKGELSCNDRAKRLYIGAEHEDCVIAQIEVEKSNFSDYEIRRLAEEEQLKKRKDNTYDEEADSGQAIVLAQDLEDAWEQKFQRFKAGPRITDADKRNDRTSLNRKLDRNLMLLVKEKVGNQELWLLPQAEWQAGETLRSTAERALATLSGNCIQAKFLGNAPCGLYKYKFPRALRTEGSVGAKIFFFKALLQSGDLLQAERREDYVWVSKGELGDYLKPDYLKQVNRFLMDQ